CCGACCGCCGCCGTACCCTGGCGTTGCGCGCTGAACAGCGCAACGATGATCACCGCGGTGATCGGGACAACCCAATCCTTGAGACCGGGTTCGACGGTCTTGAGACCCTCCACCGCCGACAGCACCGATATTGCCGGCGTGATCATCGAATCGCCGAAGAACAGTGCGGCCCCGAACAGGCCGAGGAAGCCCAGCGCGATCGCGGTCCGGTGACCGCGCGTACTCGCACCGCGGCGCAGCAGCGTGATCAGCGCCATGATGCCACCCTCGCCGTGGTTGTCGGCGCGCATCACCAGGGTCACGTAGGTGAGCGTGACGATCGTCATGACCGACCAGAAGATCAGGGAGACAACGCCGTACACGTTGGCCTCGGTCAGTGGCACCGGGTGCGGGTCGGCGGGGTTGAAGACCGTCTGCAAGGTGTAGATGGGACTGGTGCCGATATCGCCGAACACCACGCCCAGCGCTCCGATGATGATCGCCAGCCGCAGCGGCGGCGCGGACTGCTGTGGCTGTGCGGGTTGGTCTGGCATGCCTACATCATCGGTACCAGCGCGGGATGAAGCTGCACTTCCTGGGTTTTCATGACGAAGTACACCCGCTGCCCGACCTCCAGGTCCAGCTCAGCGGCCGCGGCTGGGGTGATATCGGCGGCCAGGCCCGTGCCGCCGTCGGGTTGCTCGGCACCGCGAACCCGTACCGTGCACCCGTGGATGTCGAGTTCGGCGATCTGCACCTGGACGATATTGCGCGGACTGGCGTGCGGCGCGCTCAAGTGGACCGCGACCGCGGCGGGACGGAACAGTGCGACGCCGGCCGACCCGACCTCCAGATCGCCCAAACCGGAGATGGTCTGGCCCCATGCGGTGCGCAGAATGCCAGGCTCGGAAAGGACGCCCGACACCAGATTGACCCCGGCGATGCGCGCGGCGAAATCACTTCGCGGTTCGCTCAGCACCTGGCGGACATTTCCGCTCTCCACCACATGGCCGTCGTCGATGACGACCACGGTATCGGCGAGGGCGAGTGCGTCGAGCAGATCGTGCGTGACGATGATCGCCGTGCGGCCGGTTTCCCGCAGCACCTCGCGCAGCAGCCGGCGCATTGCGGGCGCCGCGGTGACATCGAGTGCGGCCATCGGTTCGTCGAGCAGCAGCAGCCGCGGTTCGGCGGCCAGCGCCCGGGCGACCGCGATGCGCTGAGCCTGTCCGCCGGACAGCTCCGCCGGCCTGCGTGCTGCCAGCTCCATGGCGTCGACGGCCGTCAACCAGTGCCGAGCCTGCTCTCGGGCGGCCGAGCGCGACAAGCCCCGGCAGCGCGGGGCGTAGGCGACGTTGGCTTCGGCCGTCATATGCGGAAACAGCATTGCCTGCTGGGACAACATGGCGATGCCTCGGGCATGCGGCGGGACGAATATCCCGGCGGCGGTGTCGGTGAGGACGGTGTCACCGAGCTCGATGCGTCCACTGTCCGGGCGCAGCAGCCCGGTGATCATCAGCAGCAGCGTCGACTTACCGGCGCCGTTGGGACCCAGCACGGCCAGCACCTTGCCATCGGCGAGGGACACGTCGAACTCGATTCCGCGCCGCCTCTGGCCGGCCGTGACCCGCACTGCGCTCATAGCGCGCCCCGCAGCCGGCGGGTGCCCGAGGCGATCACGATCACTGCGGCGACCACGATCAGGAGCAGCGACAGTGCCACGGCCGCATCGGGATCCGTTTCGCGCTGCAGATAGATCTCCAACGGCAGGGTGCGGGTCACCCCCTGCAACGAGCCCGCGAAGGTCAGCGTCGCCCCGAACTCGCCGAGCGCGCGTGCGAAGGCCAACACCGCGCCCGATATCAAGCCGGGCAGCACCAGCGGCAATGTCACGGTGCGCAGCACGGTGGTAGGGCGGGCGCCCAGGGTCGCCGCGATGTGCTCATATCCGTTGCCCGCCGAACGCAGCGCGCCCTCCAGGCTGACGACCAGGAACGGCAGCGAGACAAAGGATTGCGCGAGTACGACAGCGGTGGTGGAGAACGCGATGTGCAGACCCCACAGTTCGAGGTATTCGCCGAGCAGTCCTTGACGGCCGAACGTGTAGAGCAGTGCGATACCGCCGACCACCGGCGGAAGCACCAACGGCAGCAATACCAGCGAGCGCAGGATCGCTTGGCCGGGAAAGTGTCCGCGCGCCAGCGCCAGGGCCATCGGTACCCCGAGCAGCACACAGACCAGTGTGCTGGCGCTCGCGGTCTTGAGGCTCAACAGCAGTGCGGCGCGCGATGATTCGGAGGTGATGAGAGGGATGAAGTGCGGCCAGTCAATTCTCGACAGGATCGCGACCAGCGGGGTGATCACGAACAATGCGCCCGCCGCGGCGGGCAGGTAGATCCAGACGGGGAGACCTACCTGGACCGGCCCGCTGGGTCGGCGCGCGACGGTCACGGTGTGGCAAAACCCGCTGCGGTGAGGACGTCCTGTCCGGCCGGGCCCGTCACGAGGTCGACGAAGTCTTGTGCGGCTTGTGAGTTGGCGGCCTCCTTGAGCACGGTGATCGGATAGGTGTTCACCGCGTCGGTGGACTCGGGGAACGGGACCGCAGTCACGTCGTCCGCGGCGCTCGCCGCATCGGTGACGTACACGAGTCCGGCATCGGCCTGACCGGAGGTGACCTTGCCCAACACATCGGTCACCGCGGATTCCTCACTGACCGGTGCCAGCTTGACGCCGGTGGCCTTCTCGACCTTCTCGGTGGCCGCCCCGCACGGGACCTGGGGCGCGCACACCACAACCTGGGTGCCCGGCCGCGCCAGATCGGCGAAAGTCGCTATTTTCTTGGGATTGCCGAATGGCGTGACGATCGTCAAGGTGTTGCCGGCGAAGTTGACCGGCTCTCCGGCGACGGCGTCGGCGTCCACTGCCTTGGTCATATTGGCGGTGTCGGCGGAGGCGAACACATCGGCGGGCGCGCCCTGGGTGATCTGGGTGACCAGATCGGAGGAGCCTGCGAAATTGAAGGTGACCGTCGTTCCGGGATGGTCCTTTTCGAATCGGGCCCCCAGCTCGGTGAACGTCTTCTTCAACGATGCGGCGGCGAACACCGTGAGCTGTGCGTCCGGCCGTGCTGAATCGCTCTGCGATGACGAGCATCCGGCGAGCAGGAGGGTGAGGGCCAACAGTCCCGCTAGCGGTTTCACGACGTTCCTCCTGGAGTTTCGACGATGACGTTGGTGGCCTTGACGACGGCGACCGCCAGCGCGCCGGGCTGCAACCCGAGCTGTTCGGCCGAGGTGGTGCTCATGAGTGAGACCACGGTGAACGGACCGCACTGCATTTCGACTTCACACATCACGCGGTCGGCCGTGACCTTGGTGACGAGCCCGACGAGGCGATTGCGTGCGGAGCTGCTGGCTCCGGTCGGGTCCGCCGGTGGGGAGGCCTGTTCGCGGACGAACGCGGCCAGGACGTCGCCGGCGATGACCTTTCGTCCGGCGTCGTCTTTATGTGAGGCCAGCGCGCCGCTGTCGGTCCACCGGCGCACGGTGTCATCGCTGACGCCGAGCAGCTTGGCGGCGTCCTTGATGCGAATTGCGGGCACCGATGCCCTCCTTGATCCGATTATGCGGTCAGAAGAGCATAGATCAACCGCTTTTGCGGTTCTCCGTGAGTGCGACGAAGACAAGGTCGAGCATGCGCGGCCGGCCCGCCGCCTCCGCGGTGCGGCGGGAGACGATGTTCAGCCCGTCGATGGTGCCGATCAGATGTTCATCGCGATCGGTGCTGATATCGGCGGCCCACCTCCGCTGCGCGTGGCTCGCGTAATGGTGGCCGGCATGATCGGCGTCCACCACCTCCTCGTGGATTTCGGCGCCGGGGATCCAATAGATGCGGCCCGGTCGTACGGCGAACACTCCGACCACCATGTCCGCGACGGTGATCGCGTGTAGGTGCCCGGCAGCATGCCAGGCGTGCAGATCCTCGGCATCGGCAGCCGTCACATTGTGGGCCAGCGCGGGATTGAGCATGCGGTAGCGGGTGCGTACCAGTTCGACGGCGTCCTCGGCGCGCGCGAAGGGAACGAGCGCAATCCGGTGGTCCGGCTCACCCAGATCCCTGCACCGCGCGGCGTGCACGGTCTGGTCCAAGACGATGTCGGGTCCGTCGAGGGCTCCGGGCCGGGTTCGCAATCGCAGTGCCTTCGGCGCGAACTCCGACCATTCCGCCGCCACGCAGCGCGCCAGGTCGTCGATGTCATCGAAGGTATGCGCAATGATCTCGATGAACGGCCTGTCGATGTTTCGTCCACGAAACCTGATCCCGCCCAACAGGTCACCCCCCTCAGTGCGGATCGCGCGCTGCAGGTAGTCCGACGAGGACACCCCGGGTAGATCGATATGGTCGGAGAACGAGCGGGCGAAGGCCTCGTCGCGGGTGCGGGCCAGTTCCTCGGCGAGCCACGCCGACACATGCCGGCGACCTGGTACACCGAACAATGCGTCCGCCAGATCGTATTCAGGAGCCAGTGATGGCCAATCCTCAATCGGGCGCATGCGCGCATTCAACGCGATGATCCCGCCGAAGCCAACGCGTTTACGGCGAGGCCGGTGCCGCCACCTCGTCGGCCACCAATTGCGACGCGGTCCGCAGTCCGCCCCAGTCACCCCGCCAGCCCAGCAGGTGCACCGCCAGATCCGCGGTCCGGTTCGGCTGATCGGGCTCGCCCAACCCGTCGGCACGTAGGTTCGGCAGGCTCTCGACCAGTCGGAACACAGTATCGGCATCGGCGCTGACATCCAGGGCACCGTCGGCCGGCTCGATATCGGCGATCACCCGCGTCGACAGCTCCCGGTAGGCGCGACGCAATTCGGTTCGTTGCCGGTGGAATTCGCCGAATCGCGGATCACGCACCTCGGGCAGCAGATAGAGGATGCCCAGGTTCCACGGGCTGTCCCACAGGAGGCGGCAGTCCAGCAGGCTGAGCGCATGCAACAACACCACCGGTTGCTCGTTGCGGTCACGCAGCTGCTCGGCCGCCCGCAGCGATGACAACACGGTGCCGCTCAGCAGTGCGGCCAGGATGTCGTTCTTGGTGCGGAAGTGGTGATACAGCGAGGCCTGCCGGATCCCGACGGCCTCGGCGATCTGACGCGTCGAGGTCGCGGCCACCCCTGAGGTGGTGAACAGTTCGGCGGCCGCGTCCAGCACCTCGTCCCTGGCGGTCTGGCCGGGACGTTTGCGCCCCTCCAGTCGGGGGCGACCGCTTGCGGTGGTGCGCACGTGTCGATCCTGCCAGTCCGACAGGCGCGACACGTGCGCCACCGCCGATGTGTCCCGCGTCAGGACCTTGCCGCCGTCAAGACCTCGGGTGCGGGTGCCGGTTCGGTCTGCAGGGTGTTCACGGTCGTACGGACCGTCGTGAACGACGCCGCGACCAGGTAGGCCGCCAACGACGCAGCCCCGGCCAGCAACGTGCTCCAGCCATCGGCCGTGGCCGTCACCATATCGTTGGGAATGTAGAACAGCGTGTTGTCGACCCCGTAGATGGTCGGGGTGAGCACGAAGAACGTCATCCGTACACCGATGCCGACCACGATGGCCGCCCAGGCCGCCGCGGCGCCCCCTCGCGACCAGTACAGGCCGAGGATGAACGGGACCACCAGGCTGGCCAGCAGCAGGTCGAAGGCCAGCGTCAGCAGGATGCCGGTCTGCGGTACCCGCAGAGCGACGACGCCGGCCAGTACTGCCATGGGCAGGGTGGCCCAGCGGGTGGCGGTCAGCACCCGCGGTGTCATCGTGATCGCCTCCGCATCGATGCGCAGGATGTTGCGGATCAGCACTGCTGCGGTGGACAGCAGAATTCCGCTGATGGTGGTCAACGTCGCGGCCAACAACCCTGAGATGACGATGATCGCCAGCCAGGCCGGTGCGTAACCACCCAGCAGCGTGTACAGGATCGGACCGTCCGTGGCGTCGTCACCCACGATGCTCACGGCGGCCAACGCCACGAAGGACAGTGGGATACAGAGCATCAGCAGTCCGGCGGCCGCGGCGAAGCATGCCTTCTGCGCACCGCCCGGCGTGCGGGCGGAGAACACGCGCTGCATCAGGTCGATCGCCACCAGATTGCCCAGGCCCAGCGCGATGATGGTGGCCCAGTTGATCACCGCACCGGAATCGCTGGAGGTCAGCTGCGCGAGATCACCGGCGCCCATTCCGTCGGGAGCGCTGAAGCCGTGCGTGGTGGCCACCCAGGTCACCAGTGCGGCAACGCCGATGACATTGACGATGACGCACGCGACACCGGTATAGACCGAGGCGAACATGCCTCCGCTGATGGTGTACAGCAGCGCCAGCGGAATGGTGAGGAGAATCGCGTAGGCATACGAGACACCGAGGAAGCGCTCCAGCAGGAAGCCGACCGCGACCAGATTTCCGGCGAGCAGGATGATGAAGCTGGCGATGGTGAGAAATGACGACGCGACCTCGGTGCTGCGACCGAAGCGGTTACGGAAGTACTCGGGCAGTGTCACCACATCGGCGGCGCGCATGCGTTTGGCGAAGAACAGCCCCATGAGCAGCAGACAGATGGCCAGCCCGATGGGTAGTGCGGCGCCGGCCCAGAATCCGAAAGCCGCTGAAAGATCGGCATTGCCGATGGTGGCGTTGGAGTCGACGGGCTGTGCGATGAGCACGGCGGTCACCAGAACCGCGGGCAGGGCCCGACCGGCGACCAGATAGTTCGAACAATCGCCGCGCACACGTCGGGCGGAGATGACACCGCTGACGGTGAGGATGAGCAGGAAGACGGCAACGCCGGCAATGATCATGACGAACTCCAAGAGGGAGTAGGGGTTTGTGGTTCGGCGACGTTGCCGGGACAGCTTCGGGTGCGGTGCAGGTAGGTCAGTGGCTGGTGAGTGCCTTGCGGCCGAATGTCGCCAGCGGATGGGCGCCCTCGGGCAGTGTCACCTCCCCTCGGGCGAGCCGCTCCTGCAGATAGCGGAAGCTCTGGGCGGTCTGTGCGAACAGGTGCTCACCGGCGATCACCGGGGTGCGTGCGGGTTTGCCGTTGACTGCGAGGGCCGGTAGCGGGGCCACTTCGGTGTCGTCGTCGACGTTGACGAACAGCGGAAAGGAGAAACGCTCCTCGACCACCTTGCGGACGCGGTGGGTCGTGGCGACGAACTCCCCGTTACTCCAAATCTCCAGCAGGTCACCGATGTTGATGACGAAGGCATCGTCGATCAGCGGCACGTCGATCCACGTTCCGGCGGCGTTGAGAACTTCCAGACCGGGCGCCGTCGGCCGGAGCAGCGTGAAACATTCGTAATCGGTGTGCGCACCGATACCCGGCCGGTCGGCCGCGGCCGGGTCGAACGGGTAGTGGATCAACCGCAGTTGTGACGGCGGTGCGGTGACATGCCTGTCGAACCGATCTGCCGGCTCGCCCAGTGCGACCGCGAAGGCGCGCAGTAGCCGACGTGACAACGCGAAAACAGCCTTGTACCAGGCAGTTACGGCCTCTCGGAATCCGGCTAGCTCGGGCCACTGGTTGGGCCCCAACAGCGGGTGGCCTGCCAGATAGCGCGGGTCGTCGGCGGGTAGATCGACGGACAGGTCGAAGGCCTCCTTGGCATCGACGGTGCCCGCGGCGAACACCTCTTCACCGGGCGGCACATACCCCCGATGATTGCTTGAGTGGCCGATGTGAACCTTGAGCTTCTCCTGCTCGGGCAGGGCGAAGAAGGTCCGGGTGGCGGTGAGCAGATCATCGAACAGTGCGGAACTGATTCCGTGACCGATGATCTGGGCGAACCCCACCCGTCGGGCGGCGTCACCCAGGTCGGCGACCGACCGGGCGTAATCGGGGTGGTCCTCGTCGAGCAGGGCAGCGATGTCGAGCACCGGCACCTCGGTGAAATCGGCGGTCATATCGTTCCTCAGGGGTTCGAAGGGGAGTCAGAGGGGAAGTAGGTCATCGGCGCGGTCGAGGGCCACGACGGTCCATCGGCGCCTGATGGCCGCACCGGAAGAATCGCGCTCGGCGGTGGTGACCTCGGCCGCGCCGATGTCGGGTGCCAGGTCGTCACCGATCCGGAACGGAAGCGTCGAACGGGTGATGTGCCAGCCGGATTCGTCTACGGTGCCCAGGGAGACCTCGATATCGAGCAGCGACCGGGCCTCCGTCAGGTCGGTTGCGGCGAGGGCGTCGGCCAGTACACCGGCGTCCAGGTCGGCATCACGAGCGCGGGCGAACCCGAACCGGCCTCCGACCCGCAGCAGCATGCCGAGCCGGCCGGAGGCGTCACGCAGCAGCAATTCGACGCTGTCGGTGCCGGGGCCGTCGGCGACCCAGTCCTCGTGGTAGTCGCGGCCGACGCCGGTCTCGATCAGGACCTCATCAACCACATGCAATCGCCCTCGGTCCGGCAGATCCTCCGCCGGATGCAGATCGATCTTCCGGTGCCAGGTCCATACCCCGTCGTCCTCGGTGAGCCGGCCCGCGAACGCCTGTTGGCGGCACATGGTCACCAGGTCGTCCCGGGTGAGGGTGTCCAACGAGGTACCGGTGACCGCCGGCATGCCTGCCGGGGTGCGCAGGTCGATGTAGAGCTCGCCGGCCTGTAACCAGTGCACCTCGGTGGTGGTGTCGATCGCGCTGTCGGGCACGGCGATCGCCGTGCGTCGCCAGCAGCGGTGCATCAGGTCGGATCGGCTGACCGCGGTCCCGGGTCGTACTCGACGTAGATAGCCGGGCCAATCGCCGTGGTGGGTGATGTCGGTGCCGGCTTCCCAGGACTGCAGGCTGCACCCGAACCCGACGACCTCGCTGCCGTCGGCGAGCTCGACCCGCCCGAGTGACATCGGCGCGGGCAGCGCGGCAAGGAAGTCACCGAGCATGGCGGTGCCGATCGACCACAACTCGCCGGCGATCGTCGTGCCCACACCGGGGGCGACCCGCACCAGTCCGGGTTTGGGCGGCTCGGTGTCCAGTCGGGCCATCCGGTAGTGCGGTGCGGTGCGAGCGGGCCCGATCCAGCGGGCACCGCGGTCGTCGAGTTGCCAGTCCAGCGGTTGGCCGCGCAGATGGGCACCCACCACCAGCAGCGTGGTGGTGTCCAGTCCGGCCCGCGCCGGCCAGGGATCCGTGGTCGTGGGTGCGCCGGTGATCAGGCGAGCGATGTCGAGGGCCACCGCATCGGCGCCTGCGCGAGCAACGACACTCACCCCGAATTGTGCTCCCGCCGAATCGTTTCCGGCGGGCACCGCGACGGCGCACAGGTCCATCAGGTTGCAGAAGTTGGTGTAGACACCCAGCTGTGAATTGACCGCCACCGGATCGGCGGTCACCTCGGCGATCGTCGGGTGGCCGGTGGTGGTGGGCACCAGCAGGGCATCACAGTCGTCGAGTTGGGCCATTGCGACGGCGGTGAGTTCGGCCAACCGCACCCGGTCCCGCAACAGCGTGGTGGCCGGCACCGTGCCCGCGGACTCGATGATCCCGGCTACGGTCGGGTCGAGATCGGGGGAGTCGCGGTGAGATTCGACGAACGCGCCGACCGCCTCGTGCCGTTCGGCGACCAGGCCGCCGTCATAGAGCAGTCGTGCCGCAGCGAGGAAGGGGTCGAGGTCGATATCGACGAGTTCGACACCCCGTGAGGTGAGCTCGGTGCAGGCGGAGTGGAACAACCGTGCCCATTCTCCAGACAGTCCGGGCAGCTCCCGTGGCACAGCGACGCGGGCCGTCGGCGGCGCGGCCAGTCGGGCGTCCGGCGGGAATGCCCGTGCCCCACCGGCGATCACTCCCATGGCGGCATCGGCGGTGTCGAGATCCCTGGCGAACACCGTCACACAGTCATAGGACCGGCAGGCGGGCACCACACCGTCGATGGGCACCACACCCAAGGTGGGTTTGACGCCGACGATGCCCTGTAGGGCGGCCGGAACCCGACCGGATCCTGCGGTATCGGTACCCAGTGCGATGTCGACCAGGCCGAGGGCGACGGACACCGCGGAACCGGAACTGGAGCCGCCCGAGATGTGATCGGGTCGCCGGGAATCACGCACCGGCCCATAGGGGCTGCGGGTGCCGACAAGGCCGGTGGCGAACTGGTCCAGATTGGTGGCCCCGATGATGACCGCACCCGCCGCCCGCAACCTGGCCACCACGGTGGCATCGGTGTCCGCCGGCCGGTTGGCATAGCTCGGGCAACCCGCCGTCGTCGGGATGCCCGCGACGTCGATGTTGTTCTTGACTGCGGCCACCAGACCGGCCAACGGCAGGCCTGGTCCGGCGTCGTCCACGGCCTGGGCGTCGGCCAGTGCATCGTCCAACGGCCGCAGCGTGATCCAGATCTCCGGTCGATGTGCCGCGTCGATGGCATCGTAGGCGGCGCGTACCCGCTCGACCGCGCTCATGCTCCTGCTCCGGTGCCGACGACCACCAGTGGGGTACCGGGATCGACCAGATGCCCGGCGGAGACCAGGATCTGGGTCACCACACCGTCCGACGGTGCGCGCAGCACCGTCTCCATCTTCATCGCCTCCAGCGCCAACAGCGGTTGGCCGCTGACGACCTGCTCGCCGACGGCGACGTCGACCTTCCACACACTCGAGGAGAACGGTGCGTCGATGCGGTGATCGCCGTCGTTGAGCACGATCTCGTCGGTGCACACCGGGGCATCGGCGGCGGCCCGCTCGGCACGGTCGAACTCACCGGCCCGCTCCCATGCGGTGCGTTCCGCGGCGAACGCCGCGGCCTGCCGGTCACGGAATGCGGCGATATCGGTGGCGTTGTCGGCCAGGAAGCGATCGTGTTCGGCGAGTGAGAAGGTGCCCTCGGTGATGTCGACATCGCCTCGTCCGGCGGCCATGTCGGCGCGCAGCTCCAGCAGTTCCTCCGCCGACACCGGGTACCAGGAGATCCTGTCGAAGAACCGCAGCAGCCACGGGCTGCCCGGTTCGAACGGCGCGGTGTGCCGGTAGCGGCTCCAGACCTGGGTGGTACGCCCGACGAACTGGTAGCCACCCGGGCCCTCCATCCCGTAGATGCACAGGTACGCGCCACCGATACCGACGGAGTTTTCCGCGGTCCAGGTGCGGGCCGGGTTGTACTTCGTGGTGACCAATCGGTGCCGCGGATCCAGCGGGGTGGCCACCGGTGCGCCCAGGTAGACATCACCCAATCCCAGTGTCAGGTACTCGGCGGCGAAGACCGTGTCGTATACATCGGCCTGGGCGTCCAAGCCGTTGATGCGACGGATGAATTCGATATTCGACGGGCACCATGGCGCATCCTCACGCACACCTGAGGTGTACCTGGCGATCGCCTCCCGGGTCGCGGGGTCGTCCCAGCTGAGCGGCAACCGGACTCGGCGGCTGGGCACGACCAGTTCCGAGGAGGCCGGCAGCTCGTCCTCGATCTCGGACAGCAGACCCAAGAGCCGTGATATCGGCAGCACGTCGGGGTCGACATGCACCTGCAGCGACCGGATGCCCGGCGTCAGATCCAGGATTCCGGCACAGCTACCGTCCAGCCGGGTGTGCAGGGCATGTACCCGAGCCCGCAACGCGAGATCCAGGACGATATCGCCGTATTCGACGAGCACGTTGTCGTCACCACTGCGCCGGTAGGTCACCGCGGGTGCACCGGCGACACCCGGGCGGCGGGCCAGCACACCGTCGTCCCCGTCACCGCGCCGTACGGGGGCGGCGACCCGGCGAGGGCTCAGGTCGGCACGCGAGGGTGCATCCGCTGCGCGTACCGGCACGAACCGGACCGTGTCACCCGGGCGTAGTTGTCCGAGCTTCCAGCGTTGCGCGGCGATCACCGTGACCGGACAGACGAACCCGCCCAGGCTCGGCCCGTCCGGACCGAGCAGGATCGGGGTGTCCCCGGTGAAGTCCAGCGCGCCCACCGAGTAGGCGTTGTCGTGGATGTTGGACGGATGCAGACCGGCCTCACCGCCATCGGGGCGAGCCCACTGCGGTTTCGGGCCCTCCAGTCGCACCCCGGTGCGCGCCGAGTTGAAGTGCACGCGATACGACGCGTCGAACAGGGTGTCGATATCGTTGCGGGTGAAGAACTCCGGGGCTCCGTGCGGCCCCTCGGTGACGGCCAGCTCCCACTCGCGGGCGAATGTGGGGCGACCTTCCGGCGGAACCGGGACCGCGGAATCGACCGCAACGGGGTGGGCGCGCAGCACATCACCGGCGTGCAGCTCACGCCCGCCGTGCCCGCCGAAACGGCCGAGTGTGAAGGTGGCGGCGCTACCCAGATAATCGGGCACGTCCAGCCCGCCGGCCAGCAGCAGATAGGTGCGCAGCCCGAGGGTCTCGGCGGCGCCGATGTCCAGCACGCCATCGGCGGGGATATCGATCGGTTCCCACATCGGCGCGGGCACACCGTCGACGGTGACCAGACATTCGGCCCCGGTGACGCACACCGTCGTGGGGTGGCTGAACCGCAGCGCCGGACCGGACGCGGTGCACTCCAGGCCCGCGGCCTGCTCGGGGTTTCCCAGTGCGCGATTGCCGAGCCGGAAGGACAGGTCGTCCATCGGACCGCTCGGCGGTACACCCACCTGCCACAGGCCGACTCGGCCCGGCACGTCCTGCACGGTGGTCAGCAGGCCGGGTCGCTCCACGGTGATCCGGGGCCGCGGATCGTGCACGTCGGCCAGCGTGGAGGTGCTGTGCCGCGCTGCCCGCACATCCGGGTGGGCGATGGCGGCGCCGAGCATGCCGGTGTTGACCTCGATACCGTGCAACACGGTCTCGGCCAGCGCCTCGTCGAGCCGGTCGAGCGCGGTGTCGCGGTCGTCGGCGACGGTGATCACCTTGGCCAGCAGCGGGTCGTAGGAGGCGGTGACCTCGCTGCCATCGGCGATCCAGCCGTCGACCCGGACATGGGGGTGCCGGACCGGTTCGGGGAATCCGACTTTCGTGATGATGCCGGTGCTGGGCCGGTAGTCGCGGGTGGGGTCCTCGGCGTAGATCCGCGCCTCGACGGCATGACCGGTGACGGCGACGGTACCGGCCGGGTGCTCGTCGAACATCGTCGTGTCGCCGGTGGCCAACCGCAGCATCCAGCCGGCCAGGTCGACACCGGTGACAGCCTCGGTCACGGGATGTTCGACCTGCAGGCGGGCATTCACCTCCAGGAACGACGCCTCCCGCCGGGCGGCGTCGTAGACGAACTCGACGGTGCCCGCGGAGCGGTATCGCACCGAGGCGGCCAGTGAACGCGAGGTTGCGTGCAGCTGTTCCCGCACGGTATCGGGCAGGGCGGGCGCGGGGGCCTCCTCGATGACCTTCTGATGCCTGCGTTGCAGC
The sequence above is drawn from the Mycolicibacterium neoaurum VKM Ac-1815D genome and encodes:
- the atzF gene encoding allophanate hydrolase, which produces MSAVERVRAAYDAIDAAHRPEIWITLRPLDDALADAQAVDDAGPGLPLAGLVAAVKNNIDVAGIPTTAGCPSYANRPADTDATVVARLRAAGAVIIGATNLDQFATGLVGTRSPYGPVRDSRRPDHISGGSSSGSAVSVALGLVDIALGTDTAGSGRVPAALQGIVGVKPTLGVVPIDGVVPACRSYDCVTVFARDLDTADAAMGVIAGGARAFPPDARLAAPPTARVAVPRELPGLSGEWARLFHSACTELTSRGVELVDIDLDPFLAAARLLYDGGLVAERHEAVGAFVESHRDSPDLDPTVAGIIESAGTVPATTLLRDRVRLAELTAVAMAQLDDCDALLVPTTTGHPTIAEVTADPVAVNSQLGVYTNFCNLMDLCAVAVPAGNDSAGAQFGVSVVARAGADAVALDIARLITGAPTTTDPWPARAGLDTTTLLVVGAHLRGQPLDWQLDDRGARWIGPARTAPHYRMARLDTEPPKPGLVRVAPGVGTTIAGELWSIGTAMLGDFLAALPAPMSLGRVELADGSEVVGFGCSLQSWEAGTDITHHGDWPGYLRRVRPGTAVSRSDLMHRCWRRTAIAVPDSAIDTTTEVHWLQAGELYIDLRTPAGMPAVTGTSLDTLTRDDLVTMCRQQAFAGRLTEDDGVWTWHRKIDLHPAEDLPDRGRLHVVDEVLIETGVGRDYHEDWVADGPGTDSVELLLRDASGRLGMLLRVGGRFGFARARDADLDAGVLADALAATDLTEARSLLDIEVSLGTVDESGWHITRSTLPFRIGDDLAPDIGAAEVTTAERDSSGAAIRRRWTVVALDRADDLLPL
- the uca gene encoding urea carboxylase, whose amino-acid sequence is MNHTVLIANRGEIAVRLLKAARTLGMRTVAVFSDADRGAPHVTLADRAVRIGPAAPRDSYLRVDAILDAAAATGTTIVHPGYGFLSEDADFATAVEHAGICFAGPSPAQLREFGTKHTARAAARAAGVPIFAGSDLLADLDAAVSAAEGIGYPVMLKATGGGGGIGMQVCRNADDVRTAYQRVVAQAERSFGSAGVFVERYVENARHVEVQIFGDGTGRVLSLGDRDCSLQRRHQKVIEEAPAPALPDTVREQLHATSRSLAASVRYRSAGTVEFVYDAARREASFLEVNARLQVEHPVTEAVTGVDLAGWMLRLATGDTTMFDEHPAGTVAVTGHAVEARIYAEDPTRDYRPSTGIITKVGFPEPVRHPHVRVDGWIADGSEVTASYDPLLAKVITVADDRDTALDRLDEALAETVLHGIEVNTGMLGAAIAHPDVRAARHSTSTLADVHDPRPRITVERPGLLTTVQDVPGRVGLWQVGVPPSGPMDDLSFRLGNRALGNPEQAAGLECTASGPALRFSHPTTVCVTGAECLVTVDGVPAPMWEPIDIPADGVLDIGAAETLGLRTYLLLAGGLDVPDYLGSAATFTLGRFGGHGGRELHAGDVLRAHPVAVDSAVPVPPEGRPTFAREWELAVTEGPHGAPEFFTRNDIDTLFDASYRVHFNSARTGVRLEGPKPQWARPDGGEAGLHPSNIHDNAYSVGALDFTGDTPILLGPDGPSLGGFVCPVTVIAAQRWKLGQLRPGDTVRFVPVRAADAPSRADLSPRRVAAPVRRGDGDDGVLARRPGVAGAPAVTYRRSGDDNVLVEYGDIVLDLALRARVHALHTRLDGSCAGILDLTPGIRSLQVHVDPDVLPISRLLGLLSEIEDELPASSELVVPSRRVRLPLSWDDPATREAIARYTSGVREDAPWCPSNIEFIRRINGLDAQADVYDTVFAAEYLTLGLGDVYLGAPVATPLDPRHRLVTTKYNPARTWTAENSVGIGGAYLCIYGMEGPGGYQFVGRTTQVWSRYRHTAPFEPGSPWLLRFFDRISWYPVSAEELLELRADMAAGRGDVDITEGTFSLAEHDRFLADNATDIAAFRDRQAAAFAAERTAWERAGEFDRAERAAADAPVCTDEIVLNDGDHRIDAPFSSSVWKVDVAVGEQVVSGQPLLALEAMKMETVLRAPSDGVVTQILVSAGHLVDPGTPLVVVGTGAGA